From a region of the Methanolinea sp. genome:
- a CDS encoding MogA/MoaB family molybdenum cofactor biosynthesis protein: MNPDHVQPINLEGAVITVSSSRTMENDASGDTIKTLMHDAGIPVTHYAIVPDQIGAIRNEVIRALERANCIIVNGGTGLTHDDCTIEAVTPLLDKQINGFGELFRMMSFSEIGSAAMLSRTVAGITGGKAIFCVPGSTGAVKLATRALIIPEIRHILTHANK, from the coding sequence ATGAATCCTGACCATGTCCAACCGATTAACCTCGAAGGAGCCGTCATAACCGTCTCAAGCTCCCGGACCATGGAGAATGATGCAAGCGGAGATACCATTAAAACCCTCATGCACGATGCAGGAATACCAGTCACGCATTATGCGATTGTTCCGGATCAGATTGGAGCCATCAGGAATGAAGTCATCCGGGCGCTTGAACGGGCAAACTGTATCATTGTGAACGGCGGTACCGGGCTAACTCACGATGATTGTACCATAGAGGCCGTTACTCCGCTGCTCGATAAGCAGATCAACGGTTTTGGGGAATTATTCCGCATGATGAGTTTTTCGGAAATCGGCAGCGCAGCCATGCTCTCACGGACAGTCGCCGGAATCACCGGTGGAAAAGCTATCTTCTGCGTTCCGGGATCGACTGGAGCGGTGAAGCTTGCAACACGTGCGCTCATTATCCCGGAAATCCGGCATATTCTCACCCATGCAAACAAGTGA
- a CDS encoding DNA-3-methyladenine glycosylase 2 family protein — translation MGATAVILNPVPPYDFTLSTFVFSSGDPQIRKAENGRFWQVIRVGENLVLAEVTAEGSTGNPTLKVRLTAEDVLTPGEQEQALTTISRILNLDDYLTPFYQAVRNDPPMLELTKHLRGLKPSTTPTVFEALVDSIIEQQISLAVARTLEVRLTKMFGDSLVVDGQTYYAFPAPERIASATPGQFRSCGLSSMKGDYIRNVAERTVQGEPDLERLRNIRDSEEIITELVKLKGVGRWTAELAILRGMHRLDAFPADDLGLRRSIAQRYQRGGKISAEEARKIADQWGEWKGLAAYYLLIADQMSTLTRRKRNSKEGFSQGF, via the coding sequence ATGGGAGCAACTGCGGTGATCCTAAACCCTGTCCCCCCCTATGATTTCACGCTCAGCACTTTCGTCTTCTCATCCGGCGATCCCCAGATCCGGAAAGCAGAAAACGGCCGGTTCTGGCAGGTCATCCGGGTGGGGGAAAACCTCGTGCTTGCGGAGGTAACCGCTGAAGGGTCAACCGGAAATCCCACCCTCAAAGTCAGGCTCACCGCAGAAGATGTCCTGACACCCGGTGAGCAGGAGCAGGCCCTCACCACCATCTCCCGGATCCTCAACCTCGATGATTACCTCACCCCGTTCTATCAGGCGGTAAGGAACGATCCCCCCATGCTGGAGCTGACAAAACATCTCCGCGGGCTGAAACCCTCCACAACTCCGACGGTCTTCGAGGCTCTGGTGGACTCAATCATCGAGCAGCAGATCTCGCTTGCCGTCGCCCGTACGCTCGAGGTCCGGCTTACGAAGATGTTCGGCGATTCCCTGGTGGTCGACGGGCAGACCTACTATGCTTTCCCTGCACCGGAACGGATTGCATCCGCGACACCTGGTCAGTTCCGCTCCTGCGGACTTTCTTCGATGAAAGGCGATTATATCCGGAATGTTGCTGAACGGACCGTACAGGGAGAACCCGATCTCGAAAGGCTCCGGAACATCAGGGATTCGGAAGAGATTATCACGGAGCTTGTAAAGCTCAAGGGAGTCGGGCGTTGGACGGCTGAACTGGCCATCCTCCGGGGCATGCACCGGCTGGATGCCTTCCCCGCGGACGATCTCGGGCTCCGGCGGTCGATTGCCCAGCGCTACCAGCGCGGCGGGAAAATATCTGCCGAGGAAGCCCGCAAAATCGCCGATCAGTGGGGTGAATGGAAGGGTCTTGCCGCCTATTACCTGCTCATTGCCGACCAGATGAGTACCCTGACCCGGAGAAAACGGAATTCCAAAGAAGGCTTTTCTCAAGGGTTTTAG
- a CDS encoding type II glyceraldehyde-3-phosphate dehydrogenase, whose product MIRVAINGYGTIGKRVADAVAAQPDMKVIGVSKTKPSHEAFIAKSRGYPLFIADIARKGIFEKAGLPVSGSVEDMLKAADIVVDATPGGVGEKNRPLYEKLGKKAIWQGGENHEVAGFSFNSDCNYRDAIGKQFARVVSCNTTGLCRIIQAMDAAYGVEKVRAVMVRRGADPADIKRGPIDAIVLNPVHIPSHHGPDVQSVLPHINIVTLAMIVPATMMHMHVVQMDLKKEADREDVLRIIEKHPRMGLVRKATGITSTAELKEYAMDMGRCRSDLWENGIFEESVSCLGKELYLFQAIHQEADVVVENIDCIRAMTGTEKDPAKSIAMTNKAMNFVALQ is encoded by the coding sequence ATGATCAGAGTTGCTATCAACGGGTATGGAACCATAGGCAAGCGCGTGGCGGACGCGGTTGCCGCCCAACCGGACATGAAAGTGATCGGAGTTTCAAAGACCAAGCCGAGCCACGAGGCCTTCATTGCAAAATCACGAGGCTATCCGCTCTTTATCGCTGACATCGCCAGGAAAGGTATCTTTGAAAAGGCCGGGCTCCCTGTCTCCGGGAGTGTTGAGGACATGCTGAAAGCGGCCGATATCGTGGTGGATGCTACCCCGGGAGGGGTGGGGGAGAAGAACCGGCCTCTTTACGAGAAGCTTGGGAAGAAAGCCATCTGGCAGGGCGGCGAGAACCACGAAGTGGCCGGGTTCTCGTTCAACTCGGACTGCAACTACAGGGATGCCATCGGAAAACAGTTCGCCCGGGTGGTCTCCTGCAATACCACCGGCCTGTGCCGGATCATCCAAGCCATGGACGCGGCATACGGGGTAGAGAAAGTCCGGGCGGTCATGGTCCGGAGGGGAGCGGACCCGGCGGATATCAAGCGGGGACCCATCGATGCCATCGTTTTAAACCCGGTCCACATCCCGAGCCACCACGGCCCCGATGTCCAGAGTGTGCTGCCGCACATCAACATCGTGACCCTGGCCATGATCGTCCCGGCCACCATGATGCACATGCACGTCGTGCAGATGGACCTGAAGAAGGAGGCGGACCGCGAGGATGTCCTCCGGATTATCGAGAAACATCCCCGGATGGGGCTTGTCCGGAAAGCGACCGGGATCACCAGCACCGCCGAGCTGAAAGAATATGCCATGGACATGGGCCGGTGCCGGTCCGACCTCTGGGAGAACGGAATCTTCGAGGAATCGGTCTCCTGCCTTGGAAAAGAGCTCTATCTCTTCCAGGCCATCCACCAGGAAGCGGATGTGGTAGTGGAGAACATCGACTGTATCCGGGCCATGACCGGGACCGAGAAGGACCCTGCCAAATCGATTGCCATGACCAATAAGGCCATGAACTTCGTGGCTCTCCAGTGA
- a CDS encoding response regulator — protein sequence MDSVGSGAEILLVEDNPNDVELILHVFQWCNLGDRIHVAWNGEEALDYLFGTGPYDGKAAGKPKVVLLDLKLPKVDGLQVLRKIKEHPQTRSIPVVVFTSSREERDIIESYNLGVNSYIVKPVQFDQFANVIRDMGLYWQVINQPPVDNDKNWKT from the coding sequence ATAATCCCAACGATGTTGAGCTCATCCTCCATGTCTTTCAGTGGTGCAACCTCGGAGACCGGATCCATGTGGCGTGGAACGGGGAAGAGGCACTGGATTACCTATTTGGAACCGGGCCCTATGATGGTAAGGCTGCCGGGAAACCCAAGGTAGTCCTCCTCGACCTGAAACTTCCCAAGGTTGACGGGCTCCAGGTGCTCCGGAAAATCAAGGAACATCCTCAGACCCGGTCGATTCCGGTCGTCGTGTTCACCTCGTCCCGGGAAGAGCGGGATATCATAGAGAGCTATAATCTGGGGGTGAACAGCTACATTGTCAAACCAGTCCAATTCGACCAGTTCGCCAATGTTATCCGTGACATGGGGCTCTACTGGCAGGTCATCAACCAGCCCCCGGTTGATAACGATAAAAACTGGAAAACCTGA
- a CDS encoding tyrosine--tRNA ligase, with amino-acid sequence MDPYELVTRNTVEVITDDELKALLARDKKRVYAGYEPSGEIHLGHLVTINKLIDLKEAGFEVVVLLADLHAFLNRKGTMEQVRELAGYNRRCFEGLGLRDVEYVLGSDLQLAPDYQLKVLQLSQQITLNRARRSMDEVGRNMEAPTVSQMIYPIMQMVDIALLNVDAAVGGIDQRKIHMLAREHLAAVGYPSPVCIHTPILNGLDGKKMSSSSGNYISVADSVEEIEKKCQKAFCPPECEENPVLQILQYHIFPRMGTVVVRRPAKFGGDREFRSYPEIEEAYRKKELHPLDLKKAVATNMAGILSCVRDYIT; translated from the coding sequence ATGGATCCCTACGAGCTGGTAACGAGGAACACGGTGGAAGTAATCACCGATGACGAACTGAAGGCTCTCCTTGCCAGGGATAAAAAACGGGTATATGCCGGTTACGAGCCGAGCGGGGAGATCCACCTCGGCCACCTGGTGACCATCAATAAGCTTATCGATTTAAAAGAGGCCGGCTTCGAGGTGGTCGTCCTCCTCGCCGATCTCCATGCCTTTCTCAACCGTAAAGGAACCATGGAACAGGTCAGGGAGCTTGCCGGGTACAACCGGAGGTGCTTTGAGGGACTCGGACTCCGGGACGTCGAGTACGTGCTCGGCTCCGATCTCCAGCTCGCTCCCGACTACCAGCTCAAGGTCCTCCAGCTCTCCCAGCAGATAACCCTGAACCGTGCCCGGCGCAGCATGGATGAGGTGGGAAGGAACATGGAAGCACCGACCGTTTCCCAGATGATCTATCCCATCATGCAGATGGTGGATATCGCCCTGCTCAACGTTGATGCCGCTGTCGGTGGAATCGATCAGCGGAAGATCCATATGCTCGCCCGGGAGCACCTGGCAGCTGTAGGTTACCCTTCACCGGTCTGCATCCATACCCCGATCCTGAACGGGCTCGACGGTAAGAAGATGTCCTCTTCCAGCGGGAACTATATATCGGTGGCCGACTCGGTTGAGGAGATTGAGAAGAAATGCCAGAAAGCATTCTGCCCGCCCGAGTGTGAAGAAAACCCGGTGCTCCAGATCCTCCAGTACCACATCTTCCCCCGGATGGGAACGGTTGTGGTCCGACGCCCGGCAAAGTTCGGTGGAGACCGTGAGTTCAGAAGCTATCCCGAGATCGAGGAGGCCTACCGGAAGAAAGAGCTTCATCCTCTCGACCTGAAAAAGGCGGTGGCCACGAACATGGCAGGCATCCTTTCCTGTGTCCGGGATTACATAACCTGA
- a CDS encoding RNA-processing protein (similar to yeast Dim2p protein that is essential for 40S ribosomal subunit; structural studies show binding to 3' end of 16S rRNA in complex with archaeal IF2 alpha): protein MIQEVKVTGNRIGVLIGKGGDTKRALEEKTKTALSIDSKEGIVRVEGDDAPLVLRAMEVIQAINRGFSPERAFVLLDDEDLLLDMIDLSGLTDSPRQLDRLRGRIIGKDGRSREQIEHMTDCEISVFGKTIALIGLPEQIKVARSAIEMLLEGLPHEVVYGFLERKRREAKHDAIDYYY, encoded by the coding sequence ATGATCCAGGAAGTTAAAGTTACCGGGAACAGAATCGGGGTTCTAATCGGCAAGGGCGGGGACACTAAAAGAGCGCTAGAGGAAAAGACGAAAACCGCCCTCTCGATCGACAGCAAGGAAGGGATTGTCCGGGTTGAAGGAGATGATGCTCCCCTCGTTCTCCGGGCTATGGAGGTTATTCAGGCCATTAACCGGGGTTTTTCCCCCGAGCGGGCATTCGTCCTCCTCGACGATGAAGACCTTCTCCTCGACATGATCGATCTCTCAGGGTTGACCGACAGCCCCCGCCAGCTCGACCGACTGAGGGGACGGATTATCGGGAAGGATGGACGTTCCCGGGAACAGATCGAACACATGACCGACTGCGAGATCTCGGTCTTTGGCAAGACCATCGCCTTAATTGGTCTCCCGGAACAGATCAAAGTCGCCCGTAGTGCCATCGAGATGCTGCTCGAAGGACTGCCCCACGAAGTGGTCTATGGGTTCCTGGAACGGAAGCGGCGCGAGGCTAAGCACGACGCCATTGACTACTACTACTGA
- a CDS encoding ATP-dependent DNA helicase yields the protein MKIASLPIPDSLVRHYESAGIVDLYPPQAECVEKGMFEGKNLLVAIPTASGKTMVAEMAMQVHIARGGKCLYIVPLKALASEKYEDFSGKGVQVGISTGDYDRRDEHLGRNDIIVATSEKVDSLLRNASAWLTEISLLVVDEVHLIDSPDRGPTLEMVITKMRTRNPGMQVIALSATIGNPGSLSRWLDAELVTGSWRPVDLRQGVYYDGAIHFHSMVRPVRSVSKFEDLNLMMDTIEEGGQCLVFVASRKNAEAFAKRAAKALALESPELTASARQLGKMAETDQEKALALCVSSGSAFHHAGLRREARTIVEEGFRKGYIRCISSTPTLAAGLNLPARRVIIRDYRRYSAGEGMVPIPAREYHQMAGRAGRPHLDPYGEAVLIGHSSQDAAELFSYYIDAPPEDVSSQCSTERALATHILSLIASGFVESEPALREFMRNTFYFHQKKTDRLLAAVIGRSLSFLDRAEMITIQEDALYATEYGALVSQLYIDPLSADMIVEQITGAKEYSDIGLLQVICSTPDMFTLFVGNRDRHYLERFVLEHDHELWLDLPYSDDEAYFRSLKTAMVLSDWNHEVPDATICERYSVGPGDIHTLVESVNWLLHATGRLARMFRRGFSPQIGEFELCMKHGIKRELIPLVRIRNIGRVRARRLFNNGFTTPEKILAAGQERIVPILGQGITAQVFSWLKGEISAQHPAPQPGSQADLFQFGKREPE from the coding sequence ATGAAGATAGCCAGCCTTCCCATCCCTGACTCATTGGTCCGGCACTACGAATCCGCGGGTATCGTGGATCTCTATCCCCCCCAGGCGGAATGTGTTGAGAAAGGAATGTTTGAGGGAAAGAACCTCCTGGTAGCAATCCCTACCGCAAGCGGTAAGACTATGGTGGCGGAAATGGCCATGCAGGTGCATATCGCCCGGGGAGGAAAATGCCTCTACATTGTCCCCTTAAAGGCGCTCGCCAGTGAGAAGTACGAGGATTTCAGCGGGAAAGGAGTGCAGGTTGGTATCTCGACCGGGGACTATGACCGCCGCGATGAACATCTCGGGAGAAACGACATCATCGTTGCCACAAGCGAAAAAGTCGACTCTCTGCTCCGGAACGCCTCTGCGTGGCTCACAGAAATCAGCCTGCTCGTGGTCGACGAGGTTCACCTGATCGACTCTCCAGACCGCGGACCAACCCTGGAGATGGTGATTACCAAGATGCGGACCAGGAACCCGGGTATGCAGGTTATCGCCCTTTCTGCAACCATTGGAAACCCGGGTTCCCTTTCCCGATGGCTCGATGCGGAACTGGTGACCGGGAGCTGGCGCCCCGTCGACCTCCGCCAGGGAGTTTACTACGACGGAGCGATTCATTTCCACTCCATGGTAAGGCCGGTCCGGTCGGTTTCGAAATTTGAAGACCTTAACCTCATGATGGATACTATCGAGGAAGGAGGCCAATGCCTGGTCTTCGTTGCATCGCGAAAGAACGCTGAAGCATTCGCCAAGCGGGCGGCAAAGGCGCTTGCCCTTGAAAGCCCCGAACTTACTGCTTCTGCCAGGCAGCTCGGGAAAATGGCTGAAACGGACCAGGAAAAGGCGCTCGCCCTCTGCGTATCCTCGGGATCCGCTTTCCACCATGCAGGCCTGCGGAGAGAGGCACGGACCATCGTTGAAGAAGGATTCCGGAAGGGATATATCCGGTGCATTTCTTCAACGCCCACCCTCGCTGCCGGCCTGAACCTGCCGGCACGCAGGGTCATCATCAGGGATTACCGTAGATACAGTGCGGGAGAAGGCATGGTTCCCATTCCGGCACGGGAGTATCACCAGATGGCGGGTCGCGCGGGACGCCCCCACCTCGATCCTTATGGGGAGGCGGTCCTGATCGGTCATTCCTCGCAGGATGCCGCAGAACTCTTCTCATACTATATCGACGCTCCGCCGGAAGATGTCAGCTCCCAGTGCTCAACCGAACGGGCCCTTGCCACCCATATCCTCTCACTTATCGCCTCCGGGTTTGTAGAATCTGAACCGGCGCTCCGAGAGTTCATGCGGAATACGTTTTATTTCCACCAGAAGAAGACCGACCGGTTGCTGGCCGCAGTCATCGGGAGGTCACTTTCCTTTCTTGACCGGGCTGAGATGATCACCATCCAGGAAGATGCCCTCTATGCAACAGAGTATGGGGCACTTGTTTCGCAGCTCTATATCGATCCTTTGAGCGCCGATATGATTGTTGAACAAATTACCGGTGCGAAGGAGTACTCGGATATCGGTCTCCTCCAGGTTATCTGCAGCACCCCCGATATGTTCACACTCTTCGTGGGAAACCGGGACCGGCATTATTTGGAACGGTTTGTTCTCGAACACGACCACGAGCTCTGGCTGGATCTCCCCTACAGCGATGACGAGGCATACTTCCGGAGCCTGAAAACAGCAATGGTTCTCTCTGACTGGAACCATGAGGTCCCTGATGCAACCATCTGCGAGCGGTACTCGGTAGGGCCAGGAGATATCCATACCCTCGTAGAGAGCGTCAACTGGCTCCTCCACGCGACCGGGCGTCTGGCACGAATGTTCAGGCGGGGCTTTTCTCCACAAATCGGCGAATTCGAGCTTTGCATGAAGCATGGCATTAAACGGGAGCTGATCCCCCTGGTCAGGATCCGGAATATCGGCAGGGTGAGGGCCCGACGGCTCTTCAACAACGGGTTTACCACCCCGGAAAAGATCCTCGCTGCCGGGCAAGAACGGATTGTCCCGATACTCGGCCAGGGGATAACAGCGCAGGTCTTTTCCTGGCTCAAGGGAGAGATAAGCGCCCAGCATCCAGCCCCTCAACCGGGATCGCAAGCTGATCTGTTTCAATTTGGGAAGAGAGAACCGGAGTGA
- a CDS encoding serine protein kinase RIO: protein MSYDRIETRFDREIERLGIRIKDVDQLKVRQDVFDEVTLLALYKLVHKGWITAIGGSISTGKEANVFFGEREDQDLAIKIYRIRTANFNAMTEYLIGDRRFSGVRKTRKEVVFTWTRKEFSNLKRAHEAGLRVPEPYGWDRNILVMEFIGENEVPFPQIRNVKLDDPGTVYQEIVSFVKTLYQNAELVHADLSEFNILFSNRPYIIDMGQSVTLDHPRARAFLARDIANVNRYFGNLCSVRTTGEIFTEITGIPLPGTGVPG, encoded by the coding sequence GTGAGTTACGACCGGATCGAGACAAGGTTCGACCGTGAGATCGAACGCCTGGGTATACGGATAAAGGATGTGGACCAGCTCAAGGTCCGCCAGGACGTGTTTGATGAAGTGACGCTCCTTGCCCTCTACAAGCTGGTACATAAAGGCTGGATTACTGCGATCGGCGGCTCCATCAGCACCGGCAAGGAAGCAAACGTCTTTTTCGGAGAGCGGGAAGACCAGGATCTCGCCATCAAGATCTACCGGATCCGGACCGCCAATTTCAACGCCATGACCGAATATCTCATCGGTGATCGCAGGTTCTCCGGGGTCCGGAAAACGCGAAAAGAAGTTGTTTTTACCTGGACTCGGAAAGAATTTTCAAACCTCAAGCGGGCTCATGAAGCGGGCCTGAGGGTTCCCGAACCGTATGGCTGGGACAGGAACATCCTGGTGATGGAGTTCATCGGAGAAAACGAGGTTCCGTTTCCCCAGATCAGGAATGTCAAACTGGACGATCCCGGTACCGTGTACCAGGAGATCGTTTCCTTCGTAAAGACCCTGTACCAGAACGCAGAGCTCGTGCACGCTGATCTCTCCGAGTTCAACATCCTCTTCTCAAACAGGCCGTACATTATCGATATGGGCCAGTCAGTAACACTCGACCATCCCCGGGCGCGGGCATTCCTCGCAAGGGATATTGCAAATGTGAACAGATACTTTGGCAATCTCTGCAGCGTCCGGACAACAGGCGAAATATTTACGGAGATTACCGGAATTCCGTTACCGGGCACGGGAGTTCCAGGATAA